A DNA window from Paenibacillus andongensis contains the following coding sequences:
- a CDS encoding histidine phosphatase family protein — MIDVGDVSLTADGLKQAHATASHFKQMPISRIFSSPLNIAKQTAQIIGNATRIPIFEYIRLRERANWEKYQDKPFRNLLKCGIDAQRKEAFRLPSEIPQEELIINT; from the coding sequence CTGATTGATGTTGGTGATGTCTCCCTTACAGCCGATGGTTTAAAGCAAGCACATGCGACAGCAAGTCATTTTAAGCAAATGCCCATATCAAGAATATTCAGCAGTCCACTTAACATAGCAAAACAGACCGCTCAGATTATTGGAAATGCAACAAGAATACCGATTTTTGAGTATATTCGCTTACGAGAGCGTGCTAATTGGGAGAAATACCAGGACAAACCTTTCAGGAATTTGTTGAAATGTGGAATCGATGCACAAAGGAAAGAGGCTTTTCGCCTCCCATCGGAGATTCCGCAAGAAGAGCTTATTATAAACACCTAG
- a CDS encoding type II toxin-antitoxin system VapC family toxin produces MDNHLNVQDAIFLDETALAALMNPEDPHYAKARSLFLDLHDLERNYLTTNSIIFDLHEWLRNEYSYQQAEYFLNAIDKAVSKGKLALVSSGPELEGESRRLLMDRPELRFSLGEAFTAVTMSYYQVKRIFTFNRNFMMLANLDKDIRIIPSN; encoded by the coding sequence ATGGATAACCACTTGAACGTTCAGGATGCAATTTTTCTGGATGAAACAGCTTTAGCTGCTTTAATGAACCCTGAAGACCCCCACTACGCGAAAGCCCGTTCCCTGTTTCTGGATTTGCATGATCTTGAGCGTAATTACTTGACGACAAACTCTATTATATTTGATCTACACGAATGGCTTCGCAATGAATACAGCTATCAGCAGGCGGAATATTTTCTGAATGCAATTGATAAAGCAGTGAGTAAAGGCAAGCTGGCGCTCGTCTCCAGCGGCCCCGAATTAGAGGGGGAATCGCGCAGACTGCTTATGGATAGGCCTGAACTCCGTTTCTCGCTAGGCGAAGCATTCACTGCTGTGACCATGTCCTATTATCAGGTAAAACGCATCTTTACTTTCAATCGCAATTTCATGATGCTTGCCAATTTGGATAAGGATATCCGAATCATTCCATCCAATTAG
- a CDS encoding serine hydrolase domain-containing protein codes for MTVTYKFIPACLICLLLTLFISTMPSAAVKSLSKTEIVAEIDDYVKKNMEANHISGASLAIAYGENMFYTQGYGAYSDGRKITARTPFPIASLSKSMTALTVLQLADKGLIDLDAPYVSYFPDILLTDDRVNRITVRHLLNQTSGLNDKVNPDMTKADQFQALQEIKKSLEQVNLANIPGETYSYHNPNYQYLALLVEQISGQKFAEFLHDHVFAPLGMTNTFSVSTTQQINENSAIPQGHYLLLGMPIRTDEPLWFIDGPAGVISTAEDMAKWMRAQYDPRLLSPNFMEQYHAAGQHAPYGMGWLASNDNVWGQTISHSGIFWTYKAEETVYLDKRLGISMMFDTGINAFVDYSAFVRGIAQIMDGGKAEISNINGRNMEIAIILLMAVTILWGGYSFYRMKKNKNRLTAVRRKLIFAKVNTLLPVLVLLFLSPIVSFIGGGRVIPLKGIWMTMPSLILWLVILCLVNIVRFIYRCRIYYHAIKESKRSAIPWTKANSTQRN; via the coding sequence ATGACTGTCACGTATAAGTTCATACCCGCTTGCTTAATCTGCTTGCTTCTGACGTTGTTTATTTCCACAATGCCTTCTGCCGCTGTTAAATCCTTAAGTAAAACAGAGATCGTGGCCGAAATTGATGACTATGTTAAGAAAAATATGGAAGCCAACCATATCTCTGGCGCATCTCTTGCAATCGCTTATGGGGAAAATATGTTTTATACGCAAGGTTACGGTGCATATTCCGATGGAAGAAAAATAACCGCCAGGACGCCCTTTCCAATTGCCTCTTTAAGCAAATCCATGACGGCACTGACCGTATTACAGCTCGCGGATAAGGGACTGATTGACCTTGATGCCCCTTATGTCTCATACTTTCCCGACATCTTGCTCACGGACGATCGTGTCAACCGCATCACGGTCCGGCACTTGCTAAATCAGACAAGCGGTCTTAACGATAAAGTGAATCCAGACATGACGAAAGCCGACCAATTTCAAGCATTACAAGAGATAAAAAAGTCGTTGGAGCAAGTAAACCTTGCCAATATACCTGGTGAAACTTATAGCTACCACAACCCAAACTACCAATATTTAGCATTGCTTGTTGAACAGATCAGCGGGCAGAAGTTTGCTGAATTTCTCCATGATCATGTCTTTGCGCCATTGGGGATGACCAATACTTTTAGTGTCAGTACCACGCAACAAATCAACGAGAATTCTGCTATACCGCAGGGGCACTATCTATTGTTGGGCATGCCGATAAGAACAGACGAACCATTATGGTTTATAGATGGTCCCGCCGGTGTGATTTCCACTGCCGAGGATATGGCAAAATGGATGCGTGCGCAGTATGATCCTCGGCTTCTATCCCCTAATTTTATGGAACAATACCATGCTGCCGGGCAACACGCCCCATATGGTATGGGGTGGCTTGCATCCAATGATAATGTTTGGGGCCAGACAATCTCCCATTCGGGAATTTTTTGGACTTATAAGGCGGAAGAAACCGTATATTTAGATAAGCGACTAGGGATCAGCATGATGTTCGACACAGGTATCAACGCTTTCGTTGATTATTCGGCGTTTGTAAGAGGCATTGCCCAAATCATGGATGGAGGAAAGGCCGAAATTTCTAACATCAACGGCCGAAACATGGAAATCGCGATCATTCTGCTGATGGCGGTAACGATCCTATGGGGAGGGTATTCATTCTACCGGATGAAAAAGAACAAGAACCGGCTCACGGCGGTTCGCCGAAAGCTGATCTTCGCGAAGGTAAATACTTTACTCCCCGTACTTGTTCTTTTATTTCTATCCCCTATTGTTTCCTTCATAGGTGGCGGGAGAGTTATCCCTTTGAAAGGAATATGGATGACGATGCCATCGCTTATATTATGGCTAGTCATATTGTGTCTGGTAAATATCGTACGATTTATTTACCGTTGCCGCATTTATTATCATGCAATAAAAGAGAGTAAAAGGTCCGCAATCCCATGGACAAAAGCCAATAGTACACAGCGGAATTGA